Below is a genomic region from Neisseria arctica.
TAGCCAAGCTGCGGCAGTCGGCAACTAATTCGCGCTCACCTTGCACCACATGAATGGTCATGGCGGTTTGGCCGTCTTTAAATGTGGTGAAGTCTTGCGCTCGGGCAGTAGGAAGGGTTGAATTGCGCGGAATTACTTTTTCGACCAGGCCACCGTAAGTTTCAAGGCCGAGTGACAGTGGGGTAACATCGAGTAGAAGCCAATCTTCTTCATTTTTATTGCCCGCCAAAACATTAGCCTGGATAGCCGCACCAAGGGCGACAACCTGATCGGGATTAAGATTGTTGAGTGGGGTTTGGCCGAAGAATGTAGCTACGGCCTGCTGTACATGCAACATGCGTGTAGCACCACCAACCATAATCACGCCTTTGACATCGGCTTTGGTAATGCCTGCATCTTTTAACGCCTGTTTCACCGGTTCGATGGTTTTGGCAACCAAATGCTGGGTGAGGTTGTGGAATTCTTGCCGGGTGATTTGGGTGTCGATTTTGTGGCCGTCTGAAAGCTGTGCCTGAATGGTTGCGCTGGTCTCGGTAGTGAGCGTTTCTTTGGCTTCCCGTGTCAGGCTCAGCAAAAGCTGGCTGTCGGGCTCGGAAAGTTGGGAGAGTGTGTTTTTTTCAAGTAAGTAGCAGAACAAACGGTGGTCAAAATCATCACCGCCCAATGCGCTGTTACCTCCGGTAGCTTTAACTTCAAACAGGCCTTTGGTGAGCTTTAATACTGAAACGTCGAATGTGCCGCCGCCCAAATCATACACAACAAAGGTGCCTTCCGAACGATTATCAAGGCCGTAGGCGATGGCAGCGGCGGTAGGTTCGTTTAGCAGGCGCAAAACGTTTAAACCGGCCAATCGTGCTGCATCTTTGGTAGCCTGACGCTGGGCATCATCGAAGTAAGCAGGTACGGTAATTACCGCGCCGGTAAGTTCACCGCCCAAACTCTCTTCGGCACGCGCTTTTAAGGTGCGCAGAATTTCGGCGGAAACCTCAATCGGTGTTTTACTGCCTTGACGGGTGTGCATTTCGATAATGCGCTCGCTACTGCCGAATCGGTAGGGAAAGTAATGGTTATCGGCTTTCAGATCGGCAAGTGTTCTGCCGATTAAGCGTTTGGCGGAGCTAATGGTGTTGCTAGGGTCGATTTTTTGTGCTTTTAGGGCATCATATCCAACCTCTACGCGCTGGTCTTCGCAATAGCGGACCACAGAAGGTAGGGTAACACGGTCTTGTTTATCCGGCAGGCAAATTGCGCTACCACTTTTTACGGTGGCAACCAAACTGTTGGTTGTGCCTAAATCAATACCTACGGCGAGGCGGTGCTGGTGCGGAGCGGCGGAAAGGCCGGGTTCGGCGATTTGCAGTAAAGCCATAATGGTTTGTGCCTTAATGTTTTTATCGTGAATGGGGCGTATTTTAGCAGATTTGCAGCAGATAGTTGAGTGTTTTTGTCGGGATTAGATTGCTTTTATCGGTATGTTTGTAACGGCATATCTGCAAACCGTATCATTCGGTATTTTTCATACATTTTAAGATGAAATTTGCTGCTATGCGTATTTGTGGCCGTCTGAAAATCCGCTACAATTCCACATTGATAAATGACCGGGAACAAATGTGCAGCCACTTGAATATTGCCGCCAAAAAGCCGCAGAAAGCCGTTCTAGTTTTTTGGCCGCTTTCCGTTTTTTGCCCCAGCACCGGCAAGATGCATTGACGGTGCTATATGCATTTTGCCGTGAATTAGACGATGTGGTAGACGATTGTTCTGATCCGTCAGTCGCGCAAACCACGTTGAACTGGTGGCGTTTGGAGTTGGATAAAGTATTTTCAGACGGCCTGCCCGAGCATCCCGTATGCCAAGCATTGCAAACAACAGTCAAAGATTTTTCACTGCCTAAAGAGGAGCTATTAGAAGTGGTGGAGGGCATGCAAATGGATTTGCAGCATGCCCGTTATGCGACTTTTGCCGATTTGCAGCTTTACTGTTACCGCGTAGCCGGGGTAGTAGGCAGGCTGATTACCCGTATTTTAGGATTTACCCGTTCGGAAACATTGGATTATGCCGATAAAATGGGGTTGGCTCTCCAACTAACCAATATCATCCGCGATGTCGGCGAAGATGCTAGAAGCGGGCGTATTTATCTGCCTACCGAAGAATTGCAGCGCTTTAATGTGCCTGCCCAAACAATTATGCTAGCAAAGCCCGATCAAGCATTTGCACAACTGATGGCCTTTCAAATCGGGCGCGCCCGCCAAATTTATCGGGAAGCAGTAGCACTTTTACCGGCCGAAGATAAAAAGTCGCAAAAAGTAGGACTGATTTTGGCCGCGATTTACTATGCTTTACTAAATGAAATAGAGCGGGATGGTGCGCAAAACGTGTTGAAATACAAAATTGCTATTCCCGGCCCACGCAAAAAGCGTATTGCCTTGAAAACCTGGCTGCTGGGATTCAAACCATGAAAAATCCGGCACGAAAAAAAATTGCCGTTATCGGTGCAGGGTGGGCAGGGCTTTCCGCCGCTATACATCTAAGTGCCAAAGCCGACGTAACTATATTTGAGGCCGGTAAACAAGCGGGGGGTAGGGCTCGCGCATTGAATGCCGTTAATCATAATTTTAGTTTTCTAGATAACGGCCAGCATATTTTGCTTGGCGCTTATCACGGCGTACGCACATTGTTGAACCGAATCGGTGTAAATGAAGCAGAAGTTTTCGAGCGCCGGCCTTTGCAGTGGTATATGGCAGACGGTTTGCAGTTCTCCGCCTCCAGCAGGCTGCCTGCACCTTTGCATTTGATAACAGGCATTCTTCGTGCGAAAAATATCGGTTGGGCAGATAAGATCCGCCTGCTCGACAGCATGAAGGCTTTGCAAAAGCGCCAACACTTCAACCCTGCGGATATGAGTGTGGCTGATTGGTTGAATGTCCGTCAAATGCCGCGTAAATTGGTGGCAGAGTTTTGGCAACCGTTGGTATGGGGCGCATTGAATACGCCTTTGCAAAATGCCAGCCTGAATATTTTAAGTAACGTTCTGCAAGACGGTGTATGGGCTGATAAAGCGGCAGGCGATTATCTGTTACCTAAATGTGATTTAGGGAAACTTATGGTCGAGCCTGCCTTAAGTTTCCTCAAAAAACAAAAAGCAACTATTCGGTTGGCAACACGGGTGGGAAAATTACAAATCAGCCCCGACGGACGTGTGCGTATTGAAAATGAACTATTTGATGCGGTAATTTTAGCCGTTGCCCCATATCACGCCGCCGCATTAATGCCGTCTGAAACACCACACTATATCCAATCAGAATATTCAAAAATACAGTATCACGCCATCACCACCGTATATTTGCGTTATGCCGAAGCTCTCGAAATGCCCTCTGCAATGACCGGTTTTAGCCGGGGAACGGCGCAATGGTTGATATCACGCGGTGCATTGGACGGAGATAAGCACGAACTAACCGCGGTGATCAGTGTGTCTGATTTACATTCCAACCACACCAATGAACAATGGATTGAACGTGTGCATGCAGATGTATTAAGAATTTGCCCGACGCTTAAAGCCCCCGTTGCCGCACGTGTGATCACCGAAAAGCGTGCAACTACTGCCAGTACGGTTAACCGCCGTCTGCCTGATACGGTTTGGCTGCACCACCATCACATTTATCCTTGCGGTGATTATCTGCATCCGCGCTATCCCGCTACACTGGAAGCCGCCGTACAACACGGACAAAGCACCGCCGCGTTATGCCTGAACAATTTAACTGCTTGAAGGGAAGCGAAATGACTCAACTGACCGATAAAATCATTCTGGTGACCGGTGCCTCGCAAGGCATAGGCGAACAAGTCGCCAAAGCCTATGCGGCTGCAGGTGCTACTGTAGTATTAGTCGCACGCCATCAGAAGAAATTGGAAAAAGTATACGACGATATTGTAGCCGCCGGCGGCCCGGAACCGTTTGCAATTTGCTTCGACCTGCTTACCGCCGAAGAAGCCGAATTCGGCCGCTTGGCAACCACTATTGCCGAAGCGACCAACCGCAAACTCGACGGTATTGTGCATTGTGCCAGCTATTTTTACGCATTATCCCCTTTGGATTTCCAAACCGTATCAGAATGGGTGAACCAATACCGTATCAATACCGTCGCTCCGATGGGGTTGACCCGCGCATTTCTACCGCTTTTGAAAGAATCTCCCGATGCTTCGGTTATTTTTGTCGGAGAAAGCCATGGTGAAGATCCTAAGGCTTACTGGGGCGGTTTCGGCGCTTCTAAAGCAGCACTCAACTACTTATGCAAAGTAGCTGCCGATGAATGGGATCGTTTTGACAACCTACGCGCCAATGTATTGGTGCCGGGGGCGGTTAACTCTCCCCAACGTATGAAAACCCACCCTGGCGAAGCCCGTAGCGAGCGTAAAAACTACGAAGATATCATGCCGCACTTCGTATGGTGGGCAAGTAAGGAAAGCAAAGGCCGTAGCGGTGAAATCGTTTATTTGTAAATCGAACCGGTAAAGCACAAACAACTATGAATACTTGGAAAGAAGCCTTGGGCGCTGAAAAACAGCAGCCTTATTTCCAACATATTATTAATACCGTAAGGGCGGAGCGAAACAACGGCCAAGTTATTTACCCGCCCGAAAAAGATGTTTTTAACGCTTTTCGGGCAACTGAATTCGACCAAGTAAAGGTGGTGATTCTAGGGCAAGATCCATATCACGGCCCGGGACAGGCTCATGGGCTTTCTTTTTCCGTACGGCCGGATATACAGATTCCCCCGTCTCTACAAAATATTTATAAAGAGTTGGCAGACGATATCATCGGCTTCCGTATTCCTTCGCATGGCTATTTGCAAGCATGGGCGGAGCAGGGTGTATTGTTATTGAATACCGTTTTGACCGTTCGGGCAGGGCAGGCACACTCTCATGCATTATTGGGGTGGGAAACCTTTACCGACAAAGTCATCCGCCAGCTGGCCGAGCAAAGGGAGCATCTTGTATTTATCTTATGGGGTAGCCATGCCCAGAAAAAAGGAGCCTTCATCGACAGAAACCGCCACTTGGTAATAACATCCCCCCATCCATCGCCTTTATCTGCTTATCGTGGTTTTTTTGGCAGCAAGCCTTTTTCACGCACCAATAAGTATTTGCAAGAACATGGTAAAAGTATGATTAATTGGCAAATATAAGTATAATAAGCGACATATATGCAAAAGGCCGTCTGAAATATAATTTTTCAGACGGCCTTTTTCTTTTAGAGTTATTAAGATTCTTTTGTCTTAAGGTGCCAATCGCGCTTTCAGCCAAACACCGTTTTCTTGCCGGTAACATATACGGTCATGCAAACGGCTCGGCCGGCCTTGCCAGAATTCCATATAATTAGGTATGACGACATAGCCACCCCAATGAGGAGGGCGGGGAACATGAAGAGGATGTTTTAAACCGATAGCCGCTGCACGCTTAACCAATACTGATTTGCTTTCAATAACTTGGCTTTGTTCGCTTGCCCATGCTCCGATTCTGCTTGTATAGGGGCGGCTTTCGAAATATTCGTCTGATGCTTCCGGCGAAAGACGGCTGACGCAACCTTCAACGCGCACTTGCCGCTCCAGCTCAGGCCAAAAAAAAGTTAATGCCGCAAAAGGATTTTCCTCTAGCGAACGGCCCTTGCGGCTAAGATAATTGGTAAAAAATACAAAACCTTCAGAATTAACTTCTTTTAATAAAACCACCCGGTTAGAGGGTTTTCCGTCTGTGCCGACGGTTGCAATATTCATAGCCGTAGGTTCGTTTACTTTGGCATGTATGGCGGCTTTAAGCCAATATTCGAACTGCACAATAGGATTGGCATTGCATTCATGTTCGGATAATTCCTGTTTAGAGTAATCTTCGCGAATATTGTGCAGATCCATTTTGGGAGTTGTCCTTTTGAGTATTTATGTTTAAAAAATAAAATTAGAGGGAAAAGGAGCCAAGCATCGCACTTATCTTCGTATGAGATTGTATATGTATATATTGTTTTCATAAAGCTGCCTTATGTATTTAGCTTAAGTGCCTGTACACTTCCATGAATAAACTGTACCGTCTGAAAATCCAAACCTTCAGACGGCGTTTTTTCTATATCCGTGCGGCATAAATATCCACCTTGCTATAATTAATGATTGTTATAATTTGTACATGCTACATTGCTACTGAAAAAACTATCAGCGAAGGAAAGGATACAATAGGCAAAGTGACCGAACAGTTATTTGACTCTTTAGCCAAACAAAACGGTTTCATCAAGGATAGTCTGTTTATGCAGCTCAGGAGAGCAAAGGGGTATTAAAAGTTACTGATCAATTTTATTTGGATGCCCAACATAAAAACCACTTGGAGGTTTTTGATAAAAATGGAAACTTTAAATTTGTTTTAAATATGGATGGTTCGTTCAACCAAATAAAAACCAAAGCAGCAAAAGGGCGTAAATTAAACTTAAAATAGGAAATTATTATGGAAACATTGAATGATGTAAAAAAAAATTCTGATTAATTTAGGTCTTCACCAAGGATTTGACTTAACAGATTTGCAAATATCAAGAGCTATAGATCATGAAATAGGCAATATTAGGTGGTGTAAAGATTACACTTTAGAAGGAGATTGGGATAATGAGTTTAAAGAAGATTTAAGAAATTTTTTAAATTATATGAGGATATGTCAATTTGCGCTAAACGATCAAAATTTCAAAATTGCTAGTAATGCCTTATTTATGGCTATGATTTATGCGGGTAATCTATCTCAAATTTTTGATGCTATAAAATCCGACATATCAACATTATTAAGTGCGGAGTATAAGGTAAATGATTTCCAATGGCCACAACTTGATGAATAGCAAGCGTAGGCACAGTGCATATTGCCTGCACATTTCCATGAATTTTCTAATTATTCATAAATAAACTATGCCGTCTGAAAATCCAAATCTTTCAGACGGTTTTTTTATTCTATCTGTATGAGTATGAATGCTCAGCCTAGTTACAAGTCTGGGTCTATTAAATGAGAGAAATAAGAATAGTTACTTTATTTTTTACTCCATCATTATTCACACCATCTTTAAATTTAACATAATATACATTATTGCAAAGTTATATTATCTTATATTGAGATTTGTATGTCGAATTTTTCCTTTCTATATCCATTTACACTTTCCCGTTATGCAAATGGGGGCTTTAAGCATTAACTTTAGTTGAGATTTAATTTTATTCGAAATATGATATTTCCTCAAGGAGACATCATCGAATGAAAGCAACAAAATTTATCAATGATACATATTTGGCCATGTTACATTTTCCAACATTTTATTGATAGCCTTGAACAATTGGGCTACGCAGAAACAACAAGAAAGAGTTACCAATCTCAGCTTAAAAGATTTGGAGCCATTTTAATCGAACTGGGTTATAAATATCATGATGAATCTTTAACCAGCCTGCCAATTTTTTACAAGACGCTTTTTGAACATCACAAGCGGCTACTAAAAGCAGCCGGCAGAAAAGGGATAAGCAATGCTTGCTTAAATCAATATATTTCTGCTTGGAATCGATTCTGCCGTTGGTATGTTAATAGTGGGGTACAGAAGCATACCAAGTCCCCCCGGCATAGCAACAGCAGGTGGCGGACTCAGTACCTCAGACATTTCTCAGTCGGATCATGCCGTTCTTTTAAGGTTTACCCAAAGCTTCCTTGTATAGTGGAATTGGATAAGTTGGTATGGAAGGAACCGGATAACTTCCAAGATTATCATTCGTTGAGACAATGGTGTATTGTTGATTTACTTAGTACAGCTGCACTGCGAGTCAACGAAATCAGGCACCTGAGAATCCAAAATATTTCATTAAAACACCAAGCTGTAATGCTGCAAAACGGGTTTGCTCATCCGCGCAATATTTATCTGGATAATAAGTCAACAACTTATCTCTCTCAGTATTTGCGATTATTGAAGAAACAACTTAATTTGCCTCGCCTACCTAAGGATATGTTTTTGTTTGTAAAGAAAAACAAACCACTATCTAAAGGCGAACTGTACCAGACAACCCGATTAGTTACTTATCATACTTTGGACTTTGCGCTCACTCCTCATCAAATCAGAATAGCATGTGGCAGAACCCTGTTCTTTAAATGCAGAGATGAACGTTTAATCCAAGAATTTATGGGATATGACACACTCGCCCCCATTTTGAAGTATCACTCGGTTGATATTGCAACCTTTAAGGATGTTTTGAGTAAATACCACCCTCGTTTTGTGAGAAAGCACCAAAATCTTTGAGAAAATAAAAATCTTTATTTCCTCAAAGATTTTATTTTTAAAGATATTTCTTCAGATATTTTGCCTGCAAAAAAACCATGTATGCACTGCTAAAAATAGGCAGCAACAGCCAGTAAGGGGATAATGTAAATGGGCTGCACAGGTAAAACAGAATGCTTAACCAAATAATGCCGCTCCGCCAGTATTTTGCCCGATGATAAATACCGGCACTCTCTCTTGAGGCATTCTTTTGACGGATACGCCGCATGACCAAACCATCAATTAAGGCCAAAACATAGGCGGTAAAGGCTAAACCGACAAATAAAAAAATGTTACCGATACGGAGGGAGATAAGCTGTAAAGTTTTGTCGAAATGTTTCAGCAAGTCCAATCTCGGCATTAGGTAATTCTTGAAGCGGTATCCAAAATCTGTTTCAGTTTGTGCTGCTAACGCAGTATTAACCTGTGTCCACTCGAAAAACATCGTGCTGAGGGCATGGTAGGATAAACGGGCAACAGAGGTATTGATGTTTTCAGACGGCCTGTTTTCATCCTGCCACAGGCTGCGCTTGTCATGCTGGACCAGTTCCATATGCTTTAATTCCTGATTCAGCAAATCAGGAGTCTGTAAATAGTTTTGGCTAATCAAGGATAATCCGAAAATAATCAATACAATTAAAAACACGGTATAGAGTGCTTTGAAGGGGGAGAGTAGGAACTTCAAAGGCAGAGAGTTCATATACCATCCGCTAGCTTTAGCTGCCATAGGCCACTCCTTCCACAAATGCACTTTCGTCTTCGACAGGCAGGCTTAGGCGGTAAGTTTCACGCATAGCCGCAGCAATATCGGTAATATGGCGAGGAATAATTGCAGCTTCCTCAGAATCAACTTTTGGGAGTGGCAGCCTTATTTTGTACAACTGACCACCTTCAATCAATGCAAACGCCTGGCCTTTCGGAAGCTGTGTCAAATCAGCTACGGTCAGCATAGGAACGGTTTCTGCACCAATACGGTCTTCGTTACCACTGCCAAAATCCTCATGACTGTCAGGAAATGCGACATCATTAGCGCGTGAGACCAAGGTACTGGCCATAATTTTTACTTCAGGTAACTGGTTGGTCAGCATTTCTGCAGTTTCTGCCGTCTTAACGCGAAGCATAATCATGGTATTCAAGTTACCACCAATTTGGCCGGCCTTAGCCGGTGAACCGATTTTAGCCTCCACATCTTTCCAGGTTTGCGTGTAGACGGTTACTTGATAGCCTGCGCCGCCAGCCTTATTGAGCAACGGAATAAATTCATCTCCGATGAGCTCGTTAAACTCATCGGCATGAATGGATATCTTTCGCTTGCCGGTAACACCGCTTTGGCCAAAACCGTGTCCGTGTTTGTAAATTTGGCCGGCAAGTGACGTTAAATCTGCAAACATGGCGTTACCGACAGTTCCGGCAACCTCTGCGTCAGAAAGTGAATCCAGACCAACATAGACAACCGCATTGCTTTCAATCACTTTTCGCCAGTCCATAATTGGTCGGGAATCAAGCAAATCAGAAGTATCCGGGCTGATGAGTTTGGCCACATCACCGGTGGTCAATTTTTCAAGCAGAGGATAGAGCGAGCTGACCAGCTTTTCAAAATAGGATCGGTCATTTGAAAGGATGCCGCCCAAGGCATCTATCAGCGGTTCATTGTGCTGTTTGGCCTTAAGAAAAGACCCCAATTTGATAGTATCCAAATTGCGTCCGGTTTTAACGGCCGTTTTGGCCTCTGATTCCGGTAAAGCGAATTCCTCAAATTCTTTTAGCCAACCGGGATAATTTTTATCCAAAATCAGACGGAAGTAGTCGCCGGCCAATTGGTCAACGTTGGCAGCAGCTTTATAGATATTTTCGTAATTAGGCTTGATGGACAAGCCTTCCATGGTTTTAGTCAGCACATTGACAAAGCGCCATACGAAATCCCGGAAGGCGGCCGACTGCCCCTCACTGGGCAACTGATTGGCGATACGGGTGGCTACTTCCGTGATACGGCCATAGTCACTAATCGGGTTATAACGGCAACTGTGCTCCGGAAAACCCAAATGAAACATGTAGAAGGGTCTTCCTGCTTTTTGTGCTTCCACATACATACGGATCATCAAATCCGCATCACCTTTAGGGTCAAATGCAATAGTTACATCGCCACGGGCGATATCCTGCACAATCATGGTTTCACACAGGCGGGTTTTGCCGACACGGGTGGTGCCAAGTACAACTTTGTGGCCGACACGTTCCCCCAAGTCTTCCCAAATATCTTGTTCATCTATTTCAATCCCGTGGAGTTCAGGTGACCCGCCGACAGGAGGTAATGGTGCAACCGGATTCCACCAGGCATTTTTGCGCGTCAGGTGTGTCACCCAATTGCTGCCCGGGGTTTCAATTTCATATTTTCTTGCCGCACGGTACAAGGCGGAAGGCCTCAAAAGATGCTCGTTTTCCGGTTGGCGAACCATGAACAGACGCTGGGTATGGGTCTGCGTCCAACGGAAGCCCTTACCCAGGTAAAGAGCCTTATCTGATACGGGAATTTCATCTGCTGTCAGTGCATAGTAGGGTAGTCTGCGGATATTCTTGCGAAATTTCATGATGCGTCTGGCAGAAAGCGTACGTTTTAGTGCGGCACCGCCGCAAAACAGCAGACCGCCGTAAGCAACCGGTGTCGGCATAGGCAACACGGTCAATGCTGCGGCAGCTGAAGTATAAGCTGCGACACTGATCCACTCATAAGGGGCTCGATAAACATTTTCGGGAAATTGGGTACTCATTCCTGCTCCAGATTCAAAAGGTCAGCATCATTTTCCAAGGCGATATTGGTATTGTTCGCCGGGCGAGAGCTGGGCTGGATAATATGTTTGATATTGTGTTCGGGAATCAGATAACAATAAAACAGACGTTTATTGCTGCCATTGTTGGCAATAGCGCGAAATAGCGCTGTACGCTTACTTCTTTTGTGCAGACGCAAAGATTCAAAGCCTTTCTGTGCCATAGGCCCAAAACTTTCCGTATCCGATTTATTGAACACGCCACCTGCATAATCCCTAAAAATAACAGGGGAAACCAACAGCATACCGTGTTCAATGAAATGAACCGGCGAACCTGATTGATTGGTCGAAATTGATCCATCTGCCAATCCGTTGCCGAGCCAATGGATGAATTGGATACCGCGCTGGCGGGCTTCTACCTTTTTTTCTTCGATTGCGGGGATAATCTGCTCTTCGTTCTCTGCTTCCGCTTTAAGCTGTTGCTCAGCCATGCTGCTTTCCAAAATCGTGATTTCTTTCAGGCCTGACTGAACGTCTTCAAGTGTCGGATCAGGGGCAATTTTTACCGGTCTAGGACTTGATTCCGGAGCGGATTGACGTTCACGGATGATTTCTTGCAATCCTGTTTGAGCAGTATCTGCCTGTGTCAGTTTTTCTATTGGTTGTTTTTTCTGATTTTCCGGACTGCTTGGCGGTTTTTCTTCGTCAAATACTTCGGCAAATAGTTGTGTCAACAAGGTTTTGTTGGATTTTCCTACCGGTTTTCTATTCTTGGGCTCCGTATTTGCAGACTTATTTTGATTTTGGATTTTGCCGCCCACCACCTCAGACTGTAATGGAATATCGGTTTTGGGAATTTCAGGTCGCCGTGATTCAGAATTCGACGGCAAAGATTCTGTAGCCGTACCTCCCTGCTCGATGACGGAATCAGCCTCTTCTTCAGTAATCAAATTGAATTTGGAAAGCAGGCCGTCTATACCTACGACAGTATCTTCCGGCACAGGTACGGTAGGCAGAGAAATCGGCAGGTCATCAGTTTTTTTCTGCGCAACACTGGTTTGCTCGGGTTCGGTTATATGGAGGGAAGATACGTTTTCAGGAGAAGATCCCTTATGAGCCAAGAAGTCTACTTTCGCTTTCTGC
It encodes:
- a CDS encoding conjugal transfer nickase/helicase domain-containing protein, with the translated sequence MAEQQLKAEAENEEQIIPAIEEKKVEARQRGIQFIHWLGNGLADGSISTNQSGSPVHFIEHGMLLVSPVIFRDYAGGVFNKSDTESFGPMAQKGFESLRLHKRSKRTALFRAIANNGSNKRLFYCYLIPEHNIKHIIQPSSRPANNTNIALENDADLLNLEQE